From one Cardiocondyla obscurior isolate alpha-2009 linkage group LG06, Cobs3.1, whole genome shotgun sequence genomic stretch:
- the Ino80 gene encoding chromatin-remodeling ATPase INO80 isoform X2 encodes MSDREDTMKLEAEMAAPLHLQRLERSLNVQPFLKQINDLFQEQASEDDKSVSSESSDGSDAYLDNVPTRKEEARINKLRLYNMSTVGEERRWLQDILLSDSSDSSTSGSDTDSQITEEDFQEMLKFHILRKKYQGRFYQKPENIQYQYYSAGLLSNYDRFLEHQKLIVGNKKKKEKKPDKKIMKIKKEKINRHAASQEYRKGEYLEGEWDKSISRGEELDESELEAIMRHQPRGRGRKKHNTKSVEVMTMRRKKIWVMMSKKELGKVQRAKTNNHKEMLISCKKVAQHCMKYWRQKAMQSQKNMKETIWRAKRLTREMQSYWKRYDRVERETRRRLEKEAEEQRKMDVELIEAKRQQRKLNFLITQTELYAHFMSRKIDKASAEEQLRILNQLDEEKNPRLIGIDDYDSDNMKQKAKRNATEAFNNEKARTKQFDTAAASQELRLSDTPENLEHPQPSIFKGNLKGYQLKGMNWLANLYDQGISGILADEMGLGKTVQSIAFLCHVAERYSVWGPFLIISPASTLHNWQQEMARFVPIFKVVPYWGNPQERKILRQFWDTKDLHTKEASFHVVITSYQLVITDYKYFNRIKWQYMILDEAQAIKSTSSMRWKLLLGFSCRNRLLLSGTPIQNSMAELWALLHFIMPTLFDSHDEFNEWFSKDIESHAENKTGIDEKHLSRLHMILKPFMLRRIKKDVENELSDKIEVMVYCPLTTRQKLLYSALKKKIRIEDLLHYTGGDTASNDKNFTSNLMNLVMQFRKVCNHPELFERRDAKSPFFMNTECYNMPALQYNEGLLHLTLPSKDHLLYNRFFIFAAEYIHRVLHCNEDLCENTFSFSRFINLSPMEINKMFIAGTLFRLCLITLMERKLRMVQYWENWRVDNKSRTPTSQLFYLPRKFDALSTTLQDLVFTTKITEGEAFYTHTNHMIHSMPETVAHRILRSSKKANQLLKLQRILPTGKIEQTEDSKLALLPEHHHHPRQPMTRYCQQTTIPAFICDNNPKVQASPRKLYVSNSSAACAWKRHEECGGPFGQRLLWLGCERALSEEKTSIRVGQTMSTFCYQPRGGLSACAPINGWSHIIVPDKQTLVTDAGKLSVLDSLLRRLKEQGHRVLIYSQMTKMIDLLEEYMYHRKHTFMRLDGSSKISDRRDMVADFQKRADIFVFLLSTRAGGLGINLTAADTVIFYDSDWNPTVDQQAMDRAHRLGQTKQVTVYRLICKGTIEERILQRAREKSEIQRMVISGGNFKPDTLKPKEVVSLLLDDEEIEAKYSQRSEERKQQRAEEARLESNLQHKERDRKRKLTALPVKNEAKKSCQADANGDKNNDAVYANLNEPKPVNPIQSQHQNNHHQQQLDNTDNYSTPTSPAKSEDETSNEGLVVDVDGPVSGTDPHIHSRGSLHQLGESPAKIARLGHHFAFGVSGNARIRQSVRGTSKRGRPRGSRRGGPIGGKGRGLLLMHPSLKGSNMANESPSTTISSIDGGGSSNEVLRHCRSSATAVEFLAS; translated from the exons ATGTCTGATAGAGAAGACACAATGAAGTTGGAAGCTGAGATGGCTGCACCCTTGCATCTACAGAGATTGGAACGCAGTCTGAATGTACAACCTTTCTTGAAACAGATCAATGATCTCTTTCAAGAACAAGCTag tgAGGATGACAAGTCTGTCTCATCAGAATCTTCTGATGGCTCAGATGCTTATCTTGATAATGTACCCACTCGAAAAGAag AAGCCAGGATTAATAAACTCAGGCTGTATAATATGTCTACAGTAGGAGAAGAAAGGCGTTGGTTGCAAGATATTCTTTTAAGTGATTCTTCTGACAGTTCCACATCAGGTTCTGATACAGACAGCCAAATCACAGAAGAAGATTTTCAGGAGATGCTAAAGTTTCACAtactacgaaaaaaatatcaagGTCGTTTTTATCAGAAACCAGAA AATATACAATATCAATATTATAGTGCAGGTTTGTTGTCAAATTATGATAGATTTTTAGAACATCAAAAATTGATCgtgggaaataaaaagaagaaagaaaagaaaccggataaaaaaatcatgaagatcaagaaagaaaaaattaatcgtcacGCTGCATCTCAAGAATATCGC aaAGGAGAATATCTTGAAGGAGAATGGGATAAATCAATTTCCAGAGGGGAAGAGTTAGATGAATCGGAATTAGAAGCTATAATGCGTCATCAACCTCGAGGtagaggaaggaaaaaacaTAATACTAAAAGTGTTGAAGTGATGacaatgagaagaaaaaaaatatgggtAATGATGTCTAAAAAAGAATTAGGAAAAGTACAAAGGGCTAAAACCAATAATCACAAAGAAATGCTAATAAGTTGTAAGAAAGTAGCGCAGCATTGTATGAAATATTGGAGGCAGAAAGCTATGCAA tcacaaaaaaatatgaaagaaacCATCTGGCGAGCTAAACGTTTAACAAGAGAAATGCAATCTTATTGGAAGCGTTATGATCGAGTTGAACGGGAAACTCGAAGACGATTAGAAAAAGAAGCCGAAGAACAACGTAAAATGGATGTAGAACTGATTgaa gcaAAACGTCAgcaaaggaaattaaattttcttattactcAAACAGAATTGTACGCTCATTTTATGTCACGAAAAATAGATAAAGCATCAGCAGAAGAACAATTAAGAATTCTCAATCAATtagatgaagaaaaaaatcctAGGCTTATTGGTATCGACGATTATGATAG tGATAACATGaaacaaaaagcaaaaagaaatgCTACTGAAGCATTTAACAATGAAAAAGCCAGGACTAAACAATTCGATACAGCTGCTGCATCTCAAGAGTTACGTCTTAGCGATACGCCCGAAAATCTAGAGCATCCACAACCTTCAATTTTCAAAGGAAATCTGAAGGGTTATCAATTAAAAGGGATGAATTGGTTGGCAAATTTATATGATCAG GGTATTAGTGGAATATTGGCTGATGAAATGGGTTTAGGAAAAACTGTACAATCTATAGCATTTTTATGTCACGTTGCCGAAAGATATT CTGTTTGGGGACCATTCTTAATTATATCACCAGCTTCAACGTTACATAACTGGCAACAGGAAATGGCAAGATTTGTGCCAATATTTAAAGTAGTTCCGTATTGGGGTAATCCTCAAGAACGTAAAATACTCAGACAATTTTGGGATACTAAAGATTTGCACACAAAGGAAGCTTCTTTCCACGTAGTAATCACAAGTTATCAATTAGTAATTACggattataaatattttaatagaataaaatggCAATACATGATCTTGGATGAAGCACAAGCTATAAAAAGTACAAGCAG TATGAGATGGAAGTTATTATTGGGGTTTAGTTGTCGTAATAGATTATTGCTCAGTGGTACTCCTATACAAAATAGTATGGCAGAATTATGGGCGTTACTACATTTTATTATGCCTACATTGTTTGATTCACACGATGAATTTAACGAATGGTTCTCCAAAGATATCGAAAGTCACGCAGAGAATAAAACGGGAATAGATGAAA AACACTTATCACGGCTTCACATGATCCTGAAGCCTTTTATGTTAcgaagaataaagaaagatgTGGAAAATGAATTATCTGATAAGATTGAAGTGATGGTATATTGTCCGCTCACGACTCGTCAGAAGCTTCTTTACTCag cattgaagaaaaaaattcgaatAGAGGATTTATTGCATTATACAGGAGGAGACACTGCATCTAACGATAAAAACTTTACTTCCAATTTAATGAATCTAGTCATGCAGTTCCGGAAG GTTTGCAATCATCCAGAACTTTTTGAACGTAGAGATGCTAAATCACCGTTTTTTATGAATACCGAATGTTATAATATGCCTGCTCTGCAATACAATGAAGGACTCTTGCATCTAACATTACCATCTAAAGATCATTTGCTgtataatagattttttatatttgccgCGGAATATATTCATCGCGTTCTTCATTGCAACGAAGATTTGTgcgaaaatacattttcatttAGTCGATTTATTAATCTATCTCCGATGgaaataaacaaaatgttCATCGCTGGTACTTTATTCAG GTTATGTTTGATAACGTTGatggaaagaaaattaagaatgGTACAATACTGGGAAAATTGGCGTGTTGACAACAAATCGAGAACACCTACAAGccagttattttatttgcctAGAAAATTTGACGCTTTATCAACTACGTTGCAAGATTTGGTTTTTACTACCAAGATAACCGAGGGTGAGGCTTTCTACACTCATACCAATCATATGATACATTCGATGCCAGAAACTGTCGCGCACAGAATTCTACGTAGTAGTAAAAAAGCTAATCAACTGTTAAag ttacaAAGAATATTACCTACCGGTAAAATCGAACAAACGGAAGATTCGAAATTAGCTCTGCTTCCTGAACATCACCATCATCCGCGGCAACCTATGACACGATATTGCCAACAGACAACGATTCCTGCTTTTATTTGTGATAACAATCCCAAG GTTCAAGCTAGTCCGCGAAAACTATACGTCAGCAACAGTTCTGCAGCCTGTGCCTGGAAGAGGCATGAAGAATGCGGTGGTCCGTTTGGACAAAGGTTACTTTGGCTCGGGTGTGAACGAGCGCTTTCTGAAGAAAAGACGAGCATTCGTGTCGGCCAGACAATGTCAACATTTTGTTATCAACCGCGGGGTGGATTATCAGCGTGTGCTCCTATTAATGGATGGTCACATATTATTGTACCAg ataaacAAACATTAGTGACAGACGCTGGCAAACTTTCTGTACTGGATAGCCTTTTACGACGTTTAAAAGAACAGGGTCATAGGGTATTGATTTACTCTCAAATGACAAAAATGATTGATTTACTAGAg GAATATATGTATCATAGAAAACACACATTTATGAGATTAGATGGCTCGTCAAAGATCTCAGATCGTCGTGACATGGTAGCAGACTTTCAAAAGAG AGCAGACATATTCGTCTTTCTTCTCAGTACTAGAGCTGGTGGCCTCGGAATCAATCTCACTGCAGCAGATACG GTGATATTTTATGATAGTGATTGGAACCCTACTGTAGACCAACAAGCTATGGATCGTGCCCACAGACTGGGGCAGACTAAGCAAGTCACGGTCTACCGATTAATATGCAAAGGAACCATCGAAGAACGAATTTTGCAAAGAGCGCGCGAAAAGAGCGAG attcaACGTATGGTTATAAGCGGCGGAAATTTCAAACCCGATACTTTAAAACCCAAAGAAGTCGTATCACTGCTTCTGGATGACGAAGAAATCGAAGCAAAAT ACAGCCAACGAAGCGAGGAGAGAAAGCAACAGCGAGCGGAGGAGGCTCGCCTCGAGTCTAACCTACAGCACAAGGAGAGGGACCGGAAGAGGAAGTTAACCGCGCTTCCGGTCAAG AACGAAGCAAAGAAATCGTGTCAGGCAGATGCTAATGGCGACAAAAACAACGATGCCGTTTACGCTAATCTTAATGAGCCTAAACCGGTCAATCCGATTCAGTCACAGCATCAGAACAATCATCATCAACAACAGTTAGATAATACAGATAATTATAGCACTCCAACCAGTCCGGCCAAGTCAGAG GATGAAACGAGTAATGAGGGACTTGTGGTCGATGTGGACGGTCCGGTTTCCGGTACCGATCCTCATATCCATTCCCGAGGCAGTCTTCATCAGCTCGGGGAATCTCCAGCTAAGATCGCACGACTTGGACACCATTTCGCCTTTGGTGTGAGTGGAAACGCTCGAATAAGACAATCCGTACGCGGCACGAGCAAACGCGGTCGACCACGAGGTTCTCGCAGAGGTGGGCCGATTGGTGGCAAAGGAAGAGGACTACTTTTGATGCATCCATCGCTAAAAGGTTCGAATATGGCCAACGAATCACCGTCGACAACGATATCATCGATCGACGGCGGTGGAAGCTCTAATGAGGTGTTGCGGCACT GCCGAAGTTCAGCCACAGCGGTGGAATTCCTAGCATCATAG